The genomic interval CTTGCAATGGTTCTCCACACTGTTGAACTCACCCCATCAATCCTGAAATGAACAGCAGAGGAAGTCAGGATCTATTGTTTATGCCAGTCCAGCAAGCACCTGTGAAATGTGCGCCACGACTAGGCACCCAGAGAGTAAGACAGACTGGGCTTCAGAGCTCAGCTGAGCTGAGCGGGGAGAAGCTATGTAAACAGATGGTTCTCATGTGATATGGAGCAATGTTTGAGATGCTATGGGAACACAGACTGTCCTGAATTTGTGGGGGAGTATGCAGGGCTATGCATGTCAAGCTAAAGAAGCAGGGTAGTAAAAGCTACGGGACATTTTAAGTAAAGGAGATGCAATCCAGTGTATTTTTGACAGTGGCTGAGGAGAACATATAGGACAGATGTGAAAATGTGACACCAGAAGCAGGGACACCCAGTTAGGAAGTTAATGTCATAAtccaggaaagagattacaggaAGTGCCAGGAGGACTAAGAAAGAGTGCTCATAAATTTAAACTCCACAGGTTTCTGGTTTAGGTGCCTGGACAGGGGAAACAGGAAGAGGGTGTACGTGCAGGCCAAGAATGGCTAAGGAAAGTACCACCAATGTGGAAAACGTTTATGTACTCTCTCCAGTACTGAATAGGGTCCATCCACTTGACCTTGGTTCAGTTCCTAGTAAGATGCCTGATTCCCCCACTTTAGAACTTTTTGCACATATGCCTGAAACACATTTCCCTAACTATGGTGGACTTATTCTTAACAAAAGTTAAGGAATCTTAACTTTTTGAAATTGCTTTTATTGTTATTACTCTCAGGTGCCAAACTGCAGGAACCGCTCTATGTTTACTTGATCAAAGACATCTATTCTAGCCCATGGCTGGATGACCCCCACGACCTCATGCGCCAAGTTGACAGGACAGTAGGACCTATGGCGGACTCTGCTTCAAGTTCCTGCTTTAGAGTGTGTCTTCAACCAGCATCCCCCCTGCAGCACTTGACCTTCAGAACACTTGATGCATTTTCATGTCTATCTGCCTAATGTCAGTCTCCTTAACCTTGAAGACAAATTGTTGTGGTCAACTTGCCTTGTGGCTTAAGGCTTATCCTCATCTCCCTAGAAAGTAATGAAAAGCTCAAGTTTGCCCCATCAAATCTGGCAAGCCCCCTACCTTTGGATGCGTACAGCAAAGGCCAAGGAATGTTTATCTGGCACTTCCAAGCCATGAGGTTTCACATGTAGTCGTCTGAGGCGCACCCTGTCACGTAGTTGCCGCCAGGAATCATGCAGGAACCATTCCAGTCGCTTAAACTTgacctcttttcctttcttctgctacaGAGCAGACAGACCATCATCACCATTTTGTGCCTCTATTCATCTTTATTTCCATAGCAGTAATTCATCACTTACTATAGATAGAGCTTATCTCCCATGTTCTGCAAAGGGAAGCAAACATACATCCTCTATTCTTATGTAATGAGGTACCCAAGTGAAGGTGGAGTTGAAAAGACTGAGAACTATTGGGAAAAGTCCccattaaataaacaaacaggTTAGTTTACATGCTGTTAGCTAATGTTTACCAACAAATGTTATGGGGCCTAAAATTGAGTTAGACATCATAAAATACAACAGGTTGTTTTGTTTCCTGGCTCAACATGTATTTCTCCAAAAGTGTTTGGCAAAAAGCAAAAACTGTTTAGCACATTAAAAAAGGTACGCCAGCGTGCTTGGTCTCCTAAGTTCCTTGGTATGAACCTAGCAGGTACAATTGCTATTCCACTTTTTCCTTAACAAACTCCACTGCAGTATTCTCCAAGTAGAAagtgtttcataaatatttgttaaataaagacAACGAACCATATACCTGGAAAATCGAACCCACAGGCGAAAAGGATTGCTGATACCAAATCTAGTTCGACACATGCCAGATATAACTCACCAAACACAAATTCTAATTTCTCCTTCTTGGTTCCCTGTCATTACCTCCTTCTTTTCCAAAAGTGCCCGCTTTGCTTGAGTGGCTTTGAGGGCCTGATAAGCCTTTCTCTTTTTCAGGAGATTTTCTGGAACCAAAGGGATCTTTTTTCTTTGCCTGATGGAGAAGATTGAGATCAGTGTTACATTTTTAGGAAACAAATCTTCAATGGATTTCCAAACCATTTCCTGGCTTCGGGAAACATTACTGTCTTCAAATTCCTGAAGACTTGAGACTTCCCTGAAACTTGTACAAGTTTCTGACTCCAGTCCTCCAAGTGTATCCCTAACATTCACTCTTCCCCAAAGCATTGAAAGGCTTGCGCCCTTTCGCCACTGGTCCTCCTATGCGTCAATGGAACTTTTACTAATGTGTCCAGTTAAAAGCACCAGCATCTATGTGATTCTAGTAAAACTCTGTTATGAGGTTGGGGAGGGTGCAGACCCATTTGCAGGGGTAATAATTAAGTCAAGCTGGGTGAATCCAattctggcaaccaccagcccACTGCCGGAAAGTCAATCGTTGCTCTAGATAAACCCTAACTTGATGGCGGCCGCCCCTCCGCCCGCCCCAACCCTACAGCTCCTTACTCCTCACCAACCCTCCGTAATCTGAAGCCTTGTTTCTGCTTTTCCTCGGTTCACAAATATCGCAATAAACACCGCGGATGGCACCGGATGTTCAACACCCCACTCCAGAGATTCACAAGCCCACATACTCACTCCGGCTCCGCCATCTTTCCAGGACTGCGGCAACTGCGCATGCGCAGCCCAGCCACGAGGGGAAGAGAGGAACCGCTCTGTGTTTACTTGATCATAGAGACGTCTATTCTAGCCCACGGCTGGGTGGCCCCCGCCCACTACCTTATGCGCCCAGTTGACAGGCGTGAACAGCTGAGTCTTGCTAACCCTGATTCCTGCTAAAAGTTGCAGAAGGCTTCTTCGCACTGCTTCCAAGCACTTTAGAGCCTGTGCCGTCCTCAAAATCCAGGCCTTTTAACTTAAGCTATGTCTCATATTGCTGGTGGCCGGGCTGCAAACAATGAAACGCTTCCCCCAATGCACATAAGTAGAATGGGCGCAGCCTCTGCGGCTCCTGTTCCGCTGCGCGACTTTAGGGAGATCAGCAACCCTGGGGTTGTCTTTTTGCTCCGTAGGGAGAGCTGGGGCTTTGACTCTCACGTAGGTGAAAGTGTTTGTGGACAACTTAGGATAGTAAAGAGAGCGTGTCTGATTCCGTCTGCCCGACTCCGTCAGCCAGCGGGTccctgagcaagttatttaattcCTTCGTACTTTGGTTTCCTTACCCATAAGATGGGTATAATAATGGACTTACCCAACAGCGTTAGGAGGATTATGAAATACTCCATATAAAGCGCTTAGCACAATGTCGGATGTAAGCAGTCAGTACTGTGTTATTAACGGCGGTCCGAAAATAGAAATTCCTTCTTGCCACCTGAGAACCTTCCCTCGTACAATTCTCACCACCTGAAATTTGCTTACTTCTTTACTGGTCTTCATAAAACAAAAGCAGCTCGTGTCCTGTCTTCTGGAAACCTCCAGAGCAGCGCGTCTCCAGGATTAAAATGCATAGGAGTCACccgaggatcttgttaaaatgcagatcatTACCCAAGGGTGGGGTGGGGCCGATATTAACGTATTTTTAACATGCTTCAAACTAATGTCATGCTTCAGGTCTATGGACTATGCTTGGACTAGTAAGCCTCTAGAGAACACTCTCTTTCCTGTCTCTGTATTCCATCAGcacattattatatttttaacatttcttcccCATACTACTAAAAGAGCAGAGACCATGCCTTCCTTATTCATAACTGATCCTAAGGTTCTAGCGCAGGTTTCTCAGTCTCAGCACTATTGGCATCTGGGGCCAGGTAATTCTTTGTTACGGAAGAGCCGTCCTGTGCATTTCAGGAGGGttggcagcatccctggcttctaccCACATGCCTgtagcacccccaccccagctgacaaacaaaaatgtctccagaaattGCCAAATGTCTAGCACAGTATAGATATTTATCCTAATGTTAGGGCAGTGTCATTATTGGACAGTCAGCACTTACAGGTGTCACCACAGACTATCCTGTACTGTTTGGATTATTGGTTCCCTAATTAGATTGGGTGTTCTAAAGGCAGGGACGCTGTCTCATACTTCTATATCTTCTGCAGCACCCATCACGATGGGCACTTGTTGGGGCTTGTTAACTATCTAATGTCTAAGCttaaggcatccatattggcatgAGCTATGTAACTAGTCCAACCAGAAACAGCGCCACACACAGAACTTATTACCTGATGAATAAATGTAAAGGGAAAATGTGATCTTCAGAGTCACAGAATGGGGCTTTTCCACAGACTGAGGCTCATTCTTGCAAAGCACCTCACCATGTATCTTACTATGtaaagagacagaaacagaagGGTCACGAAAGTGTTAAACATCCATTAGAAAGTAAACGGGAACAAAAAGTTGAGTCAATATTTGTAACTTTCCGTGTGTACAGATAAAAGGTTGGTTTTGTGGTACTGAAGGTATAAAGGAGAGGAAGAATTTCAGGGGTGTTAACAATGCTCCTGGCTGAAAGTACAAACAATACTCCTTGGTGGCCAGGTTCAGGAAAAGGTCTTCCAATGCCAGCAGATGGTGCTAGAAGAGTACTTATTCTTAGTTCCAATGCCATTGTTCCACCAGACATCCCGAGAAAAAGGGATCAAGTCTTCATCACCAAGTTGTTCACTAACTGAATACATGTTTACTGAGCATTGCCCTAGCACTGGGAAAactcaatatttttttatttcagagtGAGGTTACTGAATGAGAGCATGAGAGCAAGGCATGGTCATTTATAGTCTcaagaatgttattttttttttagcttgtcCTCATaggcctgtgtttttttcttgacTACTTCAGTTGTCCATCATGAGGGAATGGTGAAATAAGTTACAGAGACTATCAATTATATGCTGTCAGGTAGGTCTCTATGTCCCGAAATCTCAGCGGTgggtgtttttcatttttctggccTGCTGACATCCATTCTCATTTCCTCATagtatcccatttctcttgtggaCAGGTTTCTCCTCATGTACAATCTTGGAGGGGTGGAGCATCAAATCCAAATGTTTGGCCCCCCAGTACCTAAGTTGAAGGGGTCTCCAGAGGAAGATCTTTACAACTTCTCCCCTCTCCCCGGCAGGAGGGCCCATGACACCCTAAAATCCTCTCCTCTGGGTTTTGAATCTTGAGCAAAGTGAGGATGGAAGAAATGTAGGTGGTTTAGGGCAAGACTTAAAAAATTTTCCATCTACTAAGACCTCCTGGGATTTCCTTGTTCCTGCCTTTCCCACTCCTGTTGGTTCTTCAATCTTCCCTTCAATCCTTATCCttcctataaaattattttatgctggTTAACCAAGCATAtcagtttctgttgcttgcaaccaaAGAATCCTGAATATAATACTCCCAGACATTTGGTTACATTTGAAAAAGCAAGGTGCAGAATAGAGTATAAGAAAGtgatcttgtttgttttctgttggttttgttttttggctgTAGATGTATTTATAACAGTTTTGGAAAGATATATAAGAAAGTGTTGATGGGCTTATTTTTGGGAAAAGGGAGTAGGGATGGGAATGGGAGGAAGACTTACATTTTATGGTATGCCCTTTATTACATATGTATTAATTTAAGAAAAAGCTCTCCAGGTAATTAGGTTCTTGTGATTTGCCTGTTTTAGGAACCACTTGACTGTGTTTTTTAAGAGGGCTTTCAGGACCATTTTTTATATCTCTGAATTGACTCCAGAATCCCTTTCCAAAAATATTCCACAAGTGGCTTCAGTTGTCTGCACTTTGGGATTATTTGGAATCCTACTCTTTTTCACCTAAGGGACAACTGAGCAGTGCCTTCTCAGTAAGCAAAACCACCTTAGGTTTTGGGGGCTCCATCTACAATTAGCTGTATGAGAACAGATTCCTATTTATGTATTGATTACTAAAGAATCTTGATTTCCTAACTGCTACTGCTTTACGGGCAGGAGGGAAAGCAGTGGAACCATAAAGGAGTGTAAGTGTAAATCCTGGGCCccaaagaaaaatataagaagtCCTATACCCTCACACCCAGAACTACATTTCACCCTGTGGTAGTTTCCCTAACAAGTTGGGTAGACTCACACCGTGAGGGGAGGAACTTAGAGAGCCTCACAGGGCTGACTTTACAGATAAGGGTACAGAGGTATTCCTCAAATAAATCTGGTCAAATGTGTGAATCCAAAGAGACACATGTTAATTCTGGAACAAGTCTTAGGCgaaacagttttctttaactaTCCTAATTTAGCCTTTTAGTCCTtgcagaaacaaaataaatacaatgattGAGGAAAGCTTTCTGCAGATTGAGGCTCATCTATCTAACTTTTCAAATGACCCCATTTTTCCT from Manis pentadactyla isolate mManPen7 chromosome 16, mManPen7.hap1, whole genome shotgun sequence carries:
- the RPL7L1 gene encoding 60S ribosomal protein L7-like 1 isoform X1; amino-acid sequence: MWACESLEWGVEHPVPSAVFIAIFVNRGKAETRLQITEGWQRKKIPLVPENLLKKRKAYQALKATQAKRALLEKKEQKKGKEVKFKRLEWFLHDSWRQLRDRVRLRRLHVKPHGLEVPDKHSLAFAVRIQRIDGVSSTVWRTIARLRLKKIFSGVFVKVTPQTIKMLRIVEPYVTWGFPNLKSVRELILKRGQARVKNKIIPLTDNTMIEEHLGKFDVICLEDLIHEIAFPGKNFQVISEFLSPFQLSVARHATKNRVGFLKEVGLPGYRGESINQLIRQLN
- the RPL7L1 gene encoding 60S ribosomal protein L7-like 1 isoform X2, with the protein product MWACESLEWGVEHPVPSAVFIAIFVNRGKAETRLQITEGWQRKKIPLVPENLLKKRKAYQALKATQAKRALLEKKEKKGKEVKFKRLEWFLHDSWRQLRDRVRLRRLHVKPHGLEVPDKHSLAFAVRIQRIDGVSSTVWRTIARLRLKKIFSGVFVKVTPQTIKMLRIVEPYVTWGFPNLKSVRELILKRGQARVKNKIIPLTDNTMIEEHLGKFDVICLEDLIHEIAFPGKNFQVISEFLSPFQLSVARHATKNRVGFLKEVGLPGYRGESINQLIRQLN